A genome region from Pseudomonas pergaminensis includes the following:
- a CDS encoding cold-shock protein: MATGTVKWFNAEKGFGFIAPDDGSADVFAHYSAVTSDGYKSLNEGQRVEFDVVQGPKGLHAANIRPI, encoded by the coding sequence GTGGCAACAGGCACAGTGAAGTGGTTTAACGCGGAGAAGGGGTTTGGTTTTATTGCCCCGGATGATGGGAGTGCGGACGTTTTTGCCCATTACTCGGCAGTTACGTCAGATGGGTACAAAAGCCTAAATGAAGGCCAAAGAGTAGAATTTGACGTAGTACAAGGACCAAAAGGTCTTCATGCGGCGAATATACGACCTATTTAA
- the flhA gene encoding flagellar biosynthesis protein FlhA — translation MLGNARSTLTDLSRGNLGVPLLLLVMLAMMMLPMPPFLLDVFFTFNIALSVVVLLVCVYALRPLDFAVFPTILLVATLLRLALNVASTRVVMLHGQDGHAAAGKVIQAFGEVVIGGNYVVGIVVFAILMIINFVVVTKGAGRISEVSARFTLDAMPGKQMAIDADLNAGLIDQNQAKSRRLEVAQEAEFYGSMDGASKFVRGDAIAGLLILFINLIGGMAVGIFQHGMTFGDAGKVYALLTIGDGLVAQLPSLLLSTAAAIMVTRASGSEDMGKQISRQMFASPKALAVAAGIMAIMGIVPGMPHVSFLSMAAMAAGGAYLFWKKQNAVKVQAQQEIARQQELLPSPARAQETKELGWDDVTPIDMIGLEVGYRLIPLVDRNQGGQLLARIKGVRKKLSQDLGFLMPTVHIRDNLDLAPSAYRLTLMGVILAEAEIYPDRELAINPGQVFGSLNGITAKDPAFGLDAVWIEISQRSQAQSLGYTVVDASTVVATHLNQILYKHSHELIGHEEVQQLMGLLGKASPKLAEELVPGILSLSQLLKVLQALLAEQVPVRDIRSIAEAIANNAAKSQDTAALVAAVRVGLSRAIVQSIVGLDSELPVITLEPRLEQILLNSIQKAGQGQEEGVLLEPSMAEKLQRSLIDAAQRQEMQGQPVILLVAGPVRAMLSRFGRLAVPNLHVLAYQEIPDNKQVTIVATVGPNG, via the coding sequence ATGCTCGGCAACGCCCGCAGCACCCTGACTGACCTCTCGCGAGGCAATCTGGGTGTGCCGTTGTTGTTGCTGGTGATGCTGGCAATGATGATGTTGCCGATGCCGCCGTTCCTGCTCGACGTGTTCTTTACCTTCAATATTGCCCTGTCTGTGGTGGTGTTGCTGGTCTGCGTGTACGCCCTGCGGCCCTTGGATTTTGCGGTATTCCCGACGATTCTGCTGGTGGCGACCCTGCTGCGCCTGGCGCTCAACGTAGCGTCGACCCGTGTGGTCATGCTGCACGGCCAGGACGGCCACGCCGCCGCCGGTAAGGTGATCCAGGCCTTCGGTGAGGTGGTGATCGGCGGTAACTACGTGGTCGGTATCGTGGTGTTCGCGATCCTGATGATCATCAACTTTGTGGTGGTCACCAAAGGCGCCGGGCGCATCTCCGAAGTGAGCGCGCGTTTTACCCTCGACGCGATGCCCGGCAAACAGATGGCCATCGACGCCGACCTCAACGCCGGCCTGATCGACCAGAACCAAGCCAAATCCCGTCGCCTGGAAGTCGCCCAGGAGGCTGAGTTCTACGGTTCCATGGACGGTGCCAGCAAATTTGTGCGCGGTGACGCCATCGCCGGCCTGCTCATTCTGTTCATCAACCTTATCGGCGGCATGGCCGTGGGGATCTTCCAGCACGGCATGACCTTCGGCGATGCGGGCAAGGTGTACGCGCTGCTGACCATCGGTGACGGTTTAGTGGCGCAATTGCCATCACTGTTGTTATCCACAGCTGCGGCGATCATGGTGACCCGTGCGTCGGGCTCCGAAGACATGGGCAAGCAGATCAGCCGGCAGATGTTTGCCTCGCCCAAGGCCCTGGCCGTGGCGGCAGGCATCATGGCGATCATGGGGATCGTGCCGGGCATGCCTCACGTGTCGTTCCTGAGCATGGCGGCCATGGCGGCTGGCGGTGCCTACCTGTTCTGGAAAAAGCAGAATGCGGTCAAGGTCCAGGCCCAGCAAGAGATCGCGCGTCAGCAGGAACTGCTGCCATCCCCGGCCCGCGCCCAGGAAACCAAGGAGCTGGGCTGGGACGACGTGACCCCGATCGACATGATCGGCCTGGAAGTCGGCTACCGCCTCATCCCGCTGGTGGACCGCAACCAGGGCGGCCAATTGCTCGCGCGGATCAAGGGCGTGCGCAAGAAACTGTCCCAGGACCTGGGCTTCTTGATGCCCACGGTGCATATCCGCGACAACCTCGACCTGGCCCCGAGCGCCTACCGCCTGACCCTGATGGGCGTGATCCTGGCCGAAGCCGAGATCTACCCGGACCGCGAACTGGCGATCAACCCGGGGCAGGTGTTCGGTAGCCTCAACGGCATCACCGCCAAAGATCCGGCTTTTGGCCTGGACGCGGTATGGATAGAAATCAGCCAGCGCAGCCAGGCACAGTCCCTGGGTTACACCGTGGTGGACGCCAGCACGGTGGTCGCCACCCACCTCAACCAGATCCTGTACAAGCACTCCCACGAGCTGATCGGCCACGAGGAAGTCCAGCAATTGATGGGTTTGCTCGGCAAAGCTTCGCCAAAACTCGCCGAAGAACTGGTGCCGGGCATCCTGTCGCTGTCGCAATTGCTCAAGGTGTTGCAGGCGCTGCTGGCCGAACAGGTGCCGGTACGCGACATTCGCAGCATTGCAGAGGCCATCGCCAACAATGCCGCCAAGAGTCAAGATACTGCCGCCCTGGTGGCTGCGGTGCGCGTCGGATTGTCGCGTGCAATCGTCCAAAGCATTGTAGGGCTTGACTCCGAGCTGCCTGTGATCACCTTGGAACCAAGGTTGGAACAAATATTGCTCAATAGTATTCAGAAGGCAGGACAAGGCCAGGAAGAGGGCGTTCTGCTGGAGCCAAGCATGGCTGAGAAACTGCAGCGTTCGTTGATTGACGCCGCACAGCGCCAGGAAATGCAGGGCCAGCCGGTGATACTGCTGGTGGCCGGCCCGGTCAGGGCGATGTTGTCGCGGTTTGGACGCTTGGCAGTACCGAATTTGCACGTTTTGGCTTATCAGGAAATTCCTGACAACAAGCAAGTGACTATCGTCGCGACAGTAGGGCCCAACGGCTGA
- a CDS encoding cold-shock protein, whose translation MATGTVKWFSADKGFGFISPDDRSADVFVHHSAITTDGFRTLEQGKKVEYDIVEGPKGPQADNVKPL comes from the coding sequence ATGGCAACAGGTACGGTGAAGTGGTTTAGCGCGGACAAGGGGTTTGGTTTTATTTCGCCGGACGATAGAAGCGCAGATGTATTTGTCCACCATTCCGCAATAACAACCGATGGCTTCAGAACCCTCGAACAAGGCAAGAAAGTCGAATACGACATCGTTGAAGGCCCAAAAGGCCCCCAGGCCGATAACGTCAAACCCTTGTAG
- the flhF gene encoding flagellar biosynthesis protein FlhF, with protein MQVKRFFAADMRQAMKLVRDELGADAAIIGNRRIAGGVELTAALDYTPQALAPRVPNMELEDELRKTASRIVSAQAELSMRGDSDATTNRQLFAGLPLTAAEPLVEPTFKEPPRPAAPAPAPAVDQRVFDSMRFELNGLRELLEVQLGSLAWTQLQGSKPQQANLWRRLQRIGLSGPLSRDLLALTTEIEEPRQAWRMLLAHLARMIVTPEIEPLEEGGVIAMVGPAGMGKTTTLAKLAARYVLKYGAQNIALVSMDSYRIGAQEQLKTLGRILNVSVTHVDPGQSLANALDPLLRKRVVLIDTAGLQASDPALRMQLESLAGRGIKSKNYLVLATTSQKQVLTAAYHSYKRCGLAGCILTKLDETASLGEVLSLAISHELPVAYLTDGPRIPDDLHLPRRHQLVSRAVSVQMQEEPSEEAMADMFADLYHNPAKRVG; from the coding sequence ATGCAAGTTAAGCGTTTTTTCGCCGCCGATATGCGTCAGGCCATGAAACTGGTTCGTGATGAGCTGGGCGCCGACGCCGCGATTATCGGAAACCGTCGTATTGCCGGCGGTGTCGAGCTGACGGCTGCCCTGGACTACACACCCCAGGCCCTGGCGCCGCGCGTGCCGAACATGGAGCTCGAAGACGAGCTGCGCAAGACCGCTTCGCGGATTGTCTCGGCCCAGGCTGAACTGAGCATGCGCGGCGACAGCGATGCCACCACCAACCGCCAATTGTTCGCCGGCTTGCCGCTGACCGCTGCCGAGCCGCTGGTCGAGCCCACCTTCAAAGAACCGCCGCGTCCTGCTGCGCCTGCTCCGGCGCCTGCGGTTGACCAGCGCGTGTTTGATTCGATGCGCTTTGAACTCAACGGCCTGCGCGAACTGCTTGAAGTGCAGCTTGGCTCGCTGGCCTGGACCCAACTGCAAGGCAGCAAGCCGCAGCAGGCCAACCTGTGGCGTCGTTTGCAACGTATCGGCCTGTCTGGCCCGTTGTCTCGCGACCTGCTGGCCCTGACCACTGAAATCGAAGAGCCTCGCCAAGCCTGGCGCATGTTGCTGGCCCACTTGGCGCGGATGATCGTCACCCCGGAAATCGAACCCTTGGAAGAGGGTGGTGTGATCGCCATGGTCGGCCCTGCCGGCATGGGCAAGACCACCACCCTGGCCAAGTTGGCGGCTCGTTACGTGCTCAAGTACGGCGCTCAGAATATCGCGCTGGTGAGCATGGACAGCTACCGTATTGGTGCCCAGGAGCAGCTCAAGACCCTGGGCCGGATCCTCAATGTGTCGGTGACCCATGTCGACCCGGGCCAGTCCCTGGCCAACGCCCTGGACCCCTTGCTGCGCAAGCGCGTGGTGCTGATCGACACTGCCGGCCTGCAAGCCAGCGACCCGGCATTGCGCATGCAGTTGGAAAGCCTGGCGGGGCGTGGCATCAAGTCGAAAAATTACCTGGTGCTTGCAACCACCAGCCAGAAACAGGTTCTTACCGCTGCGTATCATAGTTACAAGCGTTGTGGCCTGGCCGGTTGCATCCTCACCAAGCTCGATGAAACCGCGAGCCTGGGCGAGGTGCTGAGCCTGGCCATCAGTCATGAATTGCCGGTCGCCTACCTGACCGACGGGCCGCGGATCCCGGATGATTTGCATCTGCCGCGCCGTCATCAGTTGGTCAGCCGTGCAGTCAGCGTGCAAATGCAAGAAGAGCCTAGCGAGGAAGCGATGGCCGATATGTTCGCCGACCTTTACCACAACCCGGCAAAGCGGGTGGGTTGA
- a CDS encoding chemotaxis response regulator CheY: protein MKILIVDDFSTMRRIIKNLLRDLGFTNTVEADDGITAIPILNSGSIDFLVTDWNMPGMTGIDLLRHVRADEKLRSLPVLMVTAEAKREQIIEAAQAGVNGYVVKPFTALALKEKIEKIFERIHG from the coding sequence ATGAAAATCCTCATCGTTGATGACTTCTCAACGATGCGGCGGATCATAAAAAACCTGTTGCGTGACCTTGGGTTCACTAACACGGTCGAGGCGGATGACGGCATTACGGCGATTCCGATCCTCAACAGCGGGAGCATCGACTTTCTGGTAACGGACTGGAACATGCCGGGCATGACCGGCATCGACTTGCTGCGCCACGTGCGCGCTGACGAAAAGCTGCGCAGCCTGCCTGTGCTGATGGTGACCGCCGAAGCCAAGCGTGAGCAGATCATCGAAGCCGCCCAAGCCGGGGTTAACGGTTACGTGGTCAAGCCATTCACTGCCTTGGCCTTGAAAGAGAAGATCGAAAAAATCTTCGAACGCATCCACGGCTAA
- a CDS encoding cold shock domain-containing protein produces MEALTGTIKSYSRKTGEGLIALDGEDEPVRVDLLSSAGVWLKNGLHVQLSRIQRPKGIYAFNIKLISRSP; encoded by the coding sequence ATGGAAGCGCTAACCGGCACGATCAAATCTTATAGTCGAAAAACCGGTGAAGGCTTGATTGCACTGGATGGCGAGGATGAGCCTGTACGTGTTGACCTTCTCAGTTCAGCCGGGGTCTGGCTGAAGAATGGCCTGCACGTGCAGTTATCGAGGATCCAGCGGCCCAAAGGGATTTATGCGTTCAATATCAAGCTCATCTCGCGATCTCCATAG
- the fleN gene encoding flagellar synthesis regulator FleN produces the protein MGSMHPVQVIAVTGGKGGVGKTNVSVNLSLALAELGRRVMLLDADLGLANVDVLLGLTPKHTLADVIEGRCELRDVLLQGPGGIRIVPAASGTQSMVHLSPAQHAGLIQAFSDIGDNLDVLVIDTAAGIGESVVSFVRAAQEVLLVVCDEPTSITDAYALIKLLNRDYGMNRFRVLANMAQSPQEGRNLFAKLTKVTDRFLDVALQYVGAVPYDECVRKAVQKQRAVYEAFPRSKCALAFKAIAQKVDTWPLPANPRGHLEFFVERLVHQTSAGPVL, from the coding sequence ATGGGCAGCATGCATCCCGTACAGGTGATCGCGGTGACCGGCGGCAAAGGTGGCGTCGGGAAAACTAACGTGTCAGTGAATTTGTCCCTGGCCCTGGCAGAGCTTGGCCGTCGCGTCATGCTGCTGGATGCTGACCTGGGCTTGGCGAACGTGGACGTTCTGCTGGGGCTGACACCCAAACACACCCTTGCCGATGTGATCGAGGGCCGCTGCGAGCTGCGCGATGTGCTGCTGCAGGGCCCCGGTGGCATCCGCATCGTGCCGGCTGCCTCGGGCACCCAGAGCATGGTGCACCTGAGCCCGGCGCAGCATGCCGGCCTCATCCAGGCTTTCAGTGATATCGGCGACAACCTCGACGTGCTGGTGATCGACACCGCCGCTGGGATCGGCGAGTCCGTGGTCAGCTTCGTGCGTGCTGCACAGGAAGTGTTGCTGGTGGTCTGCGACGAACCCACCTCGATCACCGACGCCTATGCCCTGATCAAACTGCTTAACCGTGACTACGGCATGAACCGCTTCCGCGTCCTGGCCAACATGGCCCAGAGCCCGCAGGAAGGGCGCAATCTGTTCGCCAAGTTGACCAAGGTCACGGATCGCTTCCTCGATGTCGCCTTACAATACGTCGGCGCAGTTCCCTACGACGAGTGTGTGCGCAAGGCTGTGCAAAAGCAGCGTGCAGTCTACGAAGCGTTCCCTCGTTCCAAATGCGCATTGGCGTTCAAGGCTATTGCCCAGAAGGTCGATACCTGGCCGTTGCCCGCCAACCCTCGGGGGCATCTGGAGTTTTTCGTCGAGCGATTGGTGCATCAGACGAGCGCAGGACCCGTGCTATGA
- the fliA gene encoding RNA polymerase sigma factor FliA, whose amino-acid sequence MTATGYNAYKKSARDSQGELIERYAPLVKRIAYHLLARLPASVQVEDLIQAGMIGLLEVSTKYDASKGASFETYAGIRIRGAMLDEVRKGDWAPRSVHRNTRMVSDAIRAIEAKTGRDAKDHEVAAELQLSLDDYYGILNDTLGSRLFSFDDLLQDGEHEGLHEDGASAHMEPSRDLEDERFQGALADAIANLPERERLVLALYYDEELNLKEIGEVLGVSESRVSQLHSQCAARLRGRLGEWRAR is encoded by the coding sequence ATGACAGCGACCGGCTACAACGCGTACAAGAAGTCTGCCCGTGACAGCCAGGGCGAATTGATCGAGCGCTACGCGCCCCTGGTCAAGCGTATCGCCTATCACTTGCTGGCACGCCTGCCCGCCAGCGTCCAGGTCGAAGACCTGATCCAGGCGGGCATGATCGGCCTGCTCGAAGTGTCGACCAAATACGACGCGAGCAAGGGGGCGAGTTTCGAGACGTACGCGGGTATCCGCATACGTGGCGCGATGCTCGATGAAGTGCGCAAAGGTGACTGGGCGCCGCGTTCGGTGCATCGCAATACGCGCATGGTCAGTGACGCAATTCGCGCAATTGAAGCAAAAACCGGTCGCGACGCTAAAGATCACGAAGTTGCGGCCGAACTCCAATTGAGTCTCGACGATTACTACGGGATTTTGAACGATACCTTGGGCAGCCGCCTGTTCAGTTTCGACGACCTCTTGCAGGACGGCGAACACGAAGGGCTGCACGAGGACGGCGCGAGCGCTCATATGGAGCCATCGCGTGACCTGGAAGATGAGCGTTTCCAGGGGGCGTTGGCGGACGCGATTGCCAATTTGCCGGAGCGTGAGCGACTGGTGTTGGCGCTGTACTACGACGAAGAGCTGAACCTCAAGGAAATCGGTGAGGTCCTGGGGGTCAGCGAATCGCGGGTCAGCCAGTTGCACAGCCAGTGCGCAGCCCGCTTGCGGGGGCGTTTGGGAGAGTGGCGAGCGCGCTGA